A single region of the Palaeococcus ferrophilus DSM 13482 genome encodes:
- a CDS encoding cation:proton antiporter — MIEGVFFYSALVVMIGAFLALLRVFFGPSVPDRVVGVDTLNTLVVAGMVLLGAAYDRTIYIDIAIVYALLSYIGTLAIAKYLQGGLR; from the coding sequence ATGATAGAGGGGGTTTTCTTCTACTCGGCCCTCGTCGTTATGATTGGAGCGTTCCTTGCACTGCTCAGGGTGTTCTTCGGCCCGAGCGTTCCCGACAGGGTGGTGGGAGTGGATACACTCAACACGCTCGTAGTTGCCGGCATGGTTCTTCTTGGCGCGGCCTACGACAGGACGATTTACATTGACATAGCCATCGTCTACGCGCTTCTCAGCTACATAGGGACCCTCGCGATAGCGAAGTACCTCCAGGGGGGATTGAGATGA
- the mnhG gene encoding monovalent cation/H(+) antiporter subunit G, whose product MIEYVIYAFLAINMVFNLLGSFSLHRFPDVYTRLHGATKCTTFGTIFAVLAVVVHAAYRLHLTGDPKYLGMALHSLVALVALLLTNPVGAHAIAKAAHLSGYKPARAVIDAYQMRKGGEE is encoded by the coding sequence ATGATCGAGTACGTCATCTACGCGTTCCTCGCGATAAACATGGTCTTCAACCTGCTGGGTAGCTTCTCGCTCCACCGCTTCCCCGACGTGTACACTCGCCTTCACGGGGCAACGAAATGCACCACCTTCGGGACAATCTTCGCGGTCTTAGCGGTGGTTGTCCACGCCGCCTACAGGCTCCACCTCACAGGCGACCCCAAGTACCTCGGGATGGCCCTCCACAGCCTTGTGGCCCTGGTGGCACTCCTCCTTACGAATCCGGTTGGAGCGCACGCCATAGCAAAGGCTGCACACCTGAGCGGCTACAAGCCTGCCAGGGCCGTCATTGATGCGTATCAAATGAGGAAGGGGGGAGAGGAATGA
- a CDS encoding DUF4040 domain-containing protein — MNVLSVDALLQFGILMGVLIAAYLTITMRDLLSAVIASAAMSLLLSLEFYMLHAPDVAIAEAAVGAGVVTAVVVYGIAKTERWEREGP; from the coding sequence ATGAACGTTTTGAGCGTTGACGCGCTCCTCCAGTTCGGCATACTCATGGGAGTTCTCATAGCGGCCTACCTCACGATAACGATGAGGGATCTTCTGAGCGCTGTCATAGCCTCCGCGGCGATGAGCCTCCTGCTCAGCCTCGAGTTCTACATGCTCCACGCACCCGATGTTGCGATAGCGGAAGCAGCAGTCGGAGCCGGAGTCGTTACGGCGGTTGTAGTTTATGGGATAGCAAAAACGGAGAGATGGGAGCGTGAGGGACCATGA
- the mbhE gene encoding hydrogen gas-evolving membrane-bound hydrogenase subunit E yields MKRTFGALALLFIFGTLLVVANPQHGLKFGLGGEEWEKHRYTDQYYIEHGLEDVGGTNIVTDIVFDYRGYDTIGEATVLFTAIAGAVALLRPWRRDEE; encoded by the coding sequence ATGAAAAGGACTTTTGGAGCGCTGGCGTTGCTCTTCATATTCGGAACCCTCCTCGTCGTTGCGAACCCTCAGCACGGCCTGAAGTTCGGCCTCGGTGGCGAAGAGTGGGAGAAGCACCGCTACACGGACCAGTACTACATCGAGCACGGCCTTGAGGATGTCGGGGGAACGAACATAGTCACGGACATAGTGTTCGATTACAGGGGTTACGATACGATTGGAGAGGCCACGGTTCTCTTCACGGCAATAGCCGGGGCGGTCGCCCTTCTGAGGCCCTGGAGGAGGGATGAGGAATGA
- a CDS encoding Na(+)/H(+) antiporter subunit B, whose amino-acid sequence MNQRSLHSDMGVIVKTTARATIPLIGIFGAYVVSHGHLTPGGGFQGGATIAGAGILFLLAFGLGEMKKKYDHHLYSALEGLGGLVFLGMAMLGLGVAFFYNTLWHNGPFNGEPGTLLSAGYLPIMNLAVGLKVFTGLMSAMVAIAMYRRWKE is encoded by the coding sequence ATGAACCAGCGTTCGCTGCATAGTGACATGGGGGTCATAGTCAAAACAACGGCTAGGGCAACTATTCCACTCATAGGCATCTTCGGGGCCTACGTGGTTTCCCACGGTCACCTCACCCCCGGTGGCGGATTCCAAGGGGGAGCGACGATAGCGGGAGCGGGAATACTCTTCCTTCTCGCCTTCGGGCTCGGCGAGATGAAGAAGAAGTACGACCACCACCTCTACTCCGCCCTCGAAGGATTGGGAGGCCTCGTCTTCCTCGGAATGGCGATGCTTGGTCTCGGCGTGGCGTTCTTCTACAACACGCTCTGGCACAACGGACCATTCAACGGAGAACCGGGGACACTGCTTTCAGCGGGCTACCTGCCCATAATGAACCTCGCCGTTGGATTAAAGGTCTTCACGGGCCTGATGAGCGCGATGGTGGCAATAGCCATGTACAGGAGGTGGAAGGAGTGA
- a CDS encoding NADH-quinone oxidoreductase subunit K, with product MIPFQFITAFLLIFMGVYAFLYKRNLLKLVLALNVIDSGIHLLLVSFGYRIEGNLLPTAPIYTGYEGGAMVGPLPQALVLTSIVIGVCVLSLAVALTINAYRHYGSLDVNKLRRLRG from the coding sequence GTGATACCATTTCAGTTCATCACCGCGTTCCTGCTCATATTCATGGGGGTCTATGCCTTCCTCTACAAGAGGAACCTCCTCAAACTGGTCCTGGCCCTCAACGTCATTGATTCGGGCATACACCTGCTCCTCGTGAGCTTTGGCTACAGGATCGAGGGGAATTTACTCCCAACGGCGCCGATATACACCGGCTACGAAGGTGGCGCCATGGTGGGGCCCCTTCCACAGGCGCTTGTCCTAACCAGCATAGTCATAGGCGTGTGTGTGCTCTCCCTCGCGGTGGCTCTGACGATAAACGCCTACCGCCACTACGGAAGCCTCGACGTTAACAAGCTGAGGAGGTTGAGAGGATGA
- a CDS encoding proton-conducting transporter transmembrane domain-containing protein, whose protein sequence is MNVLPFMIIIPLLGAFATPIVGLAGRRAREAWAVLVSGATLGVAGKVLYDLWSTGKVLVYTLGARSPLGEGGFPIRIVWELDLLSGIMAFTIAFVAFLAIVYSLEYMSHDTGLEKYYTLALILELGMLGIVMTGDLFNFYVFLEIMSIASYALVAFRNDTWEGIEAGIKYMFVGSLASSFILLGIALLYGEYGTLTMAYLAKLMGENFTLTAKIALALLMGGLLFKSGAVPVHMWLADAHPAAPSSISAMLSGLVIKAGGLYVMARIAFSVFGLGVNLKTLGWVIILFACLTLIVGNAMAIVQTDMKRLFAFSSVGQVGYILLGFGIGLAAYGTDVGRVATAGAIYHIVNHALMKALLFMVAGAILHQVGSKNLNELSGLARTMPKTTAALIVGSAAIIGLPPLNGFAGKWLIYESSALFNPFLAAIAIIGTAFCTAAYIRVLYTFLGRPSERVMGAKEPGNAMLVPMFILVVAIIVMGLFPWAISEKVMVPAASMLANIKGYITAVLGGA, encoded by the coding sequence ATGAACGTCCTGCCGTTCATGATAATCATTCCGCTCCTCGGTGCCTTCGCAACGCCGATAGTGGGCCTCGCAGGAAGGAGGGCAAGGGAAGCGTGGGCCGTCCTCGTAAGCGGCGCAACGCTCGGCGTGGCGGGTAAGGTGCTCTACGACCTCTGGAGCACTGGGAAGGTGCTCGTTTACACGCTCGGAGCCAGGAGCCCCCTCGGAGAGGGAGGCTTCCCTATAAGGATAGTGTGGGAGCTCGACCTCCTCAGTGGGATAATGGCCTTCACAATAGCCTTCGTGGCATTCCTGGCAATAGTGTACTCTCTCGAGTACATGAGCCACGACACCGGGCTCGAGAAGTACTATACCCTGGCACTTATCCTCGAACTCGGAATGCTCGGCATAGTGATGACCGGGGATCTCTTCAACTTCTACGTCTTCCTCGAGATAATGAGCATAGCTAGCTACGCGTTGGTGGCTTTCAGGAACGACACCTGGGAGGGCATCGAGGCTGGCATAAAGTACATGTTCGTTGGGTCCCTCGCCAGCAGCTTCATCCTTCTCGGCATAGCACTTCTCTACGGCGAATATGGGACCCTCACGATGGCATATCTGGCGAAGCTCATGGGAGAGAACTTCACGCTGACGGCAAAAATAGCGCTCGCCCTCCTTATGGGTGGCCTCCTCTTCAAGAGCGGCGCGGTTCCGGTCCACATGTGGCTCGCGGATGCCCACCCCGCGGCACCGAGCTCTATCAGTGCGATGCTCTCGGGTCTCGTCATAAAAGCCGGCGGCCTCTACGTCATGGCGAGGATAGCCTTCAGCGTCTTCGGCTTAGGGGTGAATCTCAAGACCCTCGGGTGGGTCATAATACTCTTCGCGTGCCTCACCCTCATAGTCGGCAACGCGATGGCCATAGTGCAGACGGACATGAAGAGGCTCTTCGCCTTCTCCTCCGTGGGTCAGGTCGGCTACATCCTCCTCGGCTTTGGAATCGGCCTGGCAGCCTACGGGACGGACGTTGGGAGGGTTGCCACTGCGGGGGCGATATACCACATAGTCAACCACGCACTCATGAAAGCCCTCCTCTTCATGGTGGCGGGGGCAATCCTCCATCAGGTTGGCAGCAAGAACCTCAACGAACTAAGTGGACTCGCCAGGACGATGCCGAAGACCACCGCCGCCCTCATAGTCGGATCGGCCGCAATAATAGGTCTTCCGCCGCTCAACGGCTTCGCGGGCAAGTGGCTCATCTACGAGAGTTCGGCACTCTTCAACCCGTTCCTGGCCGCGATAGCAATCATAGGAACGGCCTTCTGTACGGCGGCATACATCAGGGTGCTCTACACCTTCCTGGGGCGGCCGAGTGAGCGGGTGATGGGAGCGAAGGAACCGGGAAATGCTATGCTCGTCCCGATGTTCATACTGGTGGTGGCCATAATCGTCATGGGGCTCTTCCCATGGGCAATCAGCGAGAAGGTCATGGTTCCAGCGGCTTCCATGCTCGCCAACATAAAGGGTTACATAACCGCGGTGCTGGGAGGTGCGTGA
- a CDS encoding NADH-quinone oxidoreductase subunit B family protein: MAIKVHAQDVHANNEDTSQRERLEREISRLCRYIGRSPWVFHVNSGSCNGCDIEIIAALTPRYDAERFGVKLVGTPRHADVLLVTGPVTNQSLERVKLVYEQTPDPKVVVAIGACPTGGSVFFESPFTNAPLDKHIPVDVFVPGCPPRPEAILHGVVLALQKLISKIEGEGE, encoded by the coding sequence ATGGCGATTAAAGTTCACGCCCAAGATGTTCACGCGAACAACGAAGATACTTCCCAGCGCGAGAGGCTGGAGAGGGAGATATCAAGGCTCTGCAGGTACATAGGGAGATCACCGTGGGTCTTCCATGTGAACAGCGGTTCCTGCAACGGGTGCGACATTGAGATAATAGCGGCACTGACGCCGCGCTACGACGCTGAGAGGTTCGGGGTGAAGCTGGTCGGAACACCGAGACACGCCGATGTGCTCCTCGTCACCGGGCCGGTCACCAACCAGAGCCTCGAGAGGGTCAAACTCGTCTACGAGCAGACCCCAGACCCGAAGGTAGTCGTGGCCATAGGCGCGTGTCCCACAGGGGGAAGCGTGTTCTTCGAGAGCCCGTTCACGAACGCACCCCTGGACAAGCACATACCCGTGGACGTCTTCGTCCCCGGCTGCCCGCCGAGGCCCGAGGCGATACTCCACGGCGTTGTGCTGGCACTCCAAAAGTTAATCTCAAAAATCGAAGGTGAGGGAGAATGA
- a CDS encoding NADH-quinone oxidoreductase subunit C, which produces MNVDEFMKVFGERFPEAEVRVSENKEPHPRRRVWATVEREKFHDAMKFVRELDPKAQFSIIIARDAGETLEAKYHMELFWEEGESISLIIGTSVPKEDPKLPTVTDVFPSALPYEREVQEFYGLFFEGIPDPRRLFLPDDWPEGVYPLRLDETGIKPEMVKNAGHPYKIKKEGAK; this is translated from the coding sequence ATGAACGTTGACGAGTTTATGAAGGTTTTCGGTGAGAGGTTCCCTGAGGCGGAGGTAAGAGTCAGCGAGAACAAAGAGCCCCACCCGAGGAGAAGGGTGTGGGCGACCGTTGAGAGGGAGAAGTTCCACGACGCCATGAAGTTCGTCAGGGAACTGGACCCTAAGGCACAGTTCTCCATCATAATCGCAAGGGACGCCGGTGAAACGCTGGAGGCAAAGTACCATATGGAGCTCTTCTGGGAGGAAGGGGAGAGCATATCCCTCATCATAGGCACGAGCGTTCCCAAGGAAGACCCGAAGCTGCCCACGGTGACGGACGTCTTCCCGAGTGCGCTTCCCTACGAGAGGGAGGTTCAGGAGTTCTACGGCCTGTTCTTCGAGGGCATCCCCGACCCGAGGAGACTCTTCCTGCCCGACGACTGGCCCGAAGGAGTTTACCCGCTCAGGCTCGACGAGACGGGAATCAAGCCTGAGATGGTGAAAAACGCGGGGCACCCGTACAAAATAAAAAAGGAGGGGGCTAAATGA